The following are from one region of the Fusarium keratoplasticum isolate Fu6.1 chromosome 4, whole genome shotgun sequence genome:
- a CDS encoding Signal recognition particle subunit SRP14 translates to MAEPRISHDEFFAKLAELFDHRKGSDHGTVVLSQKRLTYGQDIPAPSEGEPSPDLHPGKPLPLIIRATNAKGKKERAKKIKLTTVVNPEDLEAFYVRYADVCKAGMTALKPRDRSKKKAKAKKKKAAA, encoded by the exons ATGGCCGAACCTCGCATTAGCCATGATGAG TTCTTCGCCAAGTTGGCTGAGCTTTTTGACCACCGCAAGGGCAGCGATCATGGCACCGTCGTCCTGAGCCAGAAACGCC TGACCTACGGTCAAGACATCCCCGCTCCCTCGGAGGGGGAGCCCTCACCAGACCTGCACCCCGGGaagcctctccctctcatcATCCGGGCAACCAACGccaaggggaagaaggagcgcgccaagaagatcaagctcaCGACTGTCGTGAATCCCGAGGACCTGGAGGCATTTTACGTGCGGTACGCGGACGTGTGCAAGGCGGGCATGACAGCCTTGAAGCCCAGGGACcggagcaagaagaaggcaaaggcaaagaagaagaaggctgcagCCTAA
- a CDS encoding CHRD domain-containing protein, producing MKFSLLTVALATLATASPMPENEQHEKRILGLFKPKPAVPFTFTSTWEVKATPGEVVDSENKFTGGLANSWGLFKFGINSQEDIICYNITLYGFRGEYQSPANTATHIHEAARGKSGPPRIAFPNPVGDGGCRTSIGCLQGPFRTGVIQNGKDTGEGFTLKQIEKNPTMFFADTHSSLAVPGAFRGQLNSGRRS from the exons ATGAAGTTCTCCCTCCTCACCGTCGCCCTCGCCACTCTGGCAACCGCTTCACCCATGCCAGAGAATGAGCAGCACGAGAAGCGaatcctcggcctcttcaagcccaagcccgcTGTCCCATTCACCTTTACCTCGACTtgggaggtcaaggccacTCCTGGAGAGGTCGTTGACAGCGAGAACAAGTTCACCGGCGGCTTGGCCAACAGCTGGGGTCTCTTCAAGTTCGGCATCAACTCGCAGGAGGATATCATCTGCTACAACATCACCCTCTATGGGTTCCGCGGAGAGTACCAGTCTCCTGCCAACACGGCCACCCACATCCACGAAGCCGCCAGGGGCAAGTCAGGCCCTCCTCG CATCGCCTTCCCCAACCCCGTCGGCGACGGCGGCTGCCGCACCTCGATCGGCTGCCTCCAGGGCCCGTTCCGCACAGGAGTCATCCAGAACGGCAAGGATACTGGCGAGGGATTCACGCTCAAGCAGATCGAGAAGAACCCTACCATGTTCTTTGCCGACACGCACTCCAGCCTTGCTGTTCCTGGAGCTTTCCGAGGACAGCTCAACTCTGGCCGCCGCTCCTAG
- a CDS encoding Ubiquinone biosynthesis protein — protein sequence MSASARIVPRASVLRASRLPQRLAQRPFHSYDHPPPPGTFGDAEKAILSAAYKHIPEYGFSQKTLGLGARDAGYLDISATVIPDGAFGLIRYHLATQREALAARSKELFPENDQSGIATKVEALTWERLMGNKEVLDRWQEALAIMAQPSYVPASLKELAKLSDEIWFLSGDKAVDPSWYSKRASLSMIYSTSELFMTNDRSPDFIETRQFLQRRLGEVKSLGSLVGSFGQWAGFTFNAGVNVLRSKGVRI from the exons ATGTCGGCGTCCGCTCGAATCGTCCCCAGGGCCTCGGTCCTGCGCGCCTCGAGACTCCCTCAGCGCCTCGCCCAGCGACCCTTCCACTCATACGACCACCCGCCGCCTCCCGGTACTTTTGGCGATGCCGAAAAGGCCATTCTCTCTGCTGCGTACAAACACATTCCCGAGTATGGCTTCTCCCAAAAGACCCTCGGACTCGGCGCTCGAGACGCGGGTTATCTCGACATCAGTGCCACTGTCATCCCCGACGGTGCCTTTGGCCTGATCCGATATCACCTTGCTACACAGCGCGAGGCTCTGGCAGCCCGCAGCAAGGAGCTTTTCCCAGAAAACGATCAGTCTGGAATTGCGACGAAGGTGGAAGCTTTGACATGGGAGCGACTCATGGGCAACAAGGAGGTCTTGGATCGTTGGCAAGAG GCCctggccatcatggctcagCCAAGCTACGTCCCCGCCTccctcaaggagcttgccaAGCTCTCGGACGAGATCTGGTTCCTGTCtggcgacaaggccgtcgacCCCTCATGGTACTCGAAGCGCGCGAGCCTCTCCATGATTTACAGCACGAGCGAGTTATTCATGACCAACGACCGATCCCCCGACTTCATCGAGACGAGGCAATTCCTCCAGCGAAGGCTAGGCGAGGTCAAGTCACTCGGCAGCCTCGTCGGGTCCTTTGGCCAGTGGGCTGGCTTCACATTCAACGCGGGCGTCAACGTGCTAAGGAGCAAGGGAGTCCGCATCTAG
- a CDS encoding SMC-N domain-containing protein, producing MAPTKRPRPLAEQDEDVIVDVRQARSHLRPEEARKRARVSLDDRRRTEPTPQLDDVSSSESDEEENRGLPDSPPQTQYELMRDAGFRHLQHTDWDDQQATQKLAKRGTTLGNNMVSESGIVESITCYNFMCHERLHVELGPLINFIVGENGSGKSAVLTALTLCLGGKASDTNRGGSLKSFVKEGREQGSLVVKIKNAGSDAYQPDIYGESIIVERHFSKAGSSGFKIKSATGRIISTKKQEVEEISEWYALQIGNPLTVLSQDNARQFLNAASPAQKYKYFVSGVQLEQLDNDYKMSQDTLDKTLILREDLTSKIEYVKKEMEEAERLAETARKNESLREKGRHYRNQLVWSQVVEQERLLEQRETEIVKRDEQIEEAKKYCEEMTAALETVDEKLERVKQAKEVLEQDRDTFEGRIARAEAAFQQASKDESELLREERDAHQRLKTVNEDIKAVNRKIVEEERRLGQSTGTARAQKDAELAEETKKEKLVKEHLEEAHQKVPDLQNKLNEIENSLKKLAHTKDLKRKEIVSVEHQVRELQTTSSGRYGGYDRDITNLVKTIANDSGFEQKPIGPIGAHIRLSKPEWSGILERTLGDGLNAFVVRSKPDQTRLSGIMRRLGMRKQPPIWIAYGGKIDTSSQEPDPQFDTILRVLQFEDDIIRSQLIINNQIEKIILVRERVEAERVMVDNTPPRNVAACICFHDGRGKRGWGLRMTNRNGSIGTSPVQPSNARPRMQSDSAQQVEMQQENLKQLGLELAEISRDDRQTQQAAQRCKTDLQTQRSEIRKLENDLRYAQAAIERISMELDAFEGVDDRLNILRAELDKKTTEKDEIGNQYGTMRLARSDLNAKKEKARLKLEEEKNEQDDFQSRVNKAQEKINSAEGMRRVAVANKNDAFERVDIAKNERRRAEERRDAKAEEVADFTRQASEIAERVHIPDGETHNSIEVKYKKVREQLKEREKRLGATDAEIYERAAEARTRYEDVMRQTRDVDDTISSLKRAIEHRLHLWRQFQRQISARIRIQFNYLLSERGFRGKIDLDHRARKVLIQVEPDETRKSSAGRNTKTLSGGEKSFSSICMLLSVWEAIGSPIRCLDEFDVFMDNVNRAISTNMLVDAARRSVSRQYILITPNAIEGRARLDKDVKIIRLTDPRQRTLDEYA from the exons ATGGCACCCACCAAACGACCGCGGCCCCTTGCCgagcaggatgaggacgTTATCGTCGACGTCCGGCAAGCGCGCTCACATCTCCGACCAGAGGAAGCC AGGAAGCGCGCACGAGTTTCCCTCGACGACCGAAGAAGAACGGAACCAACGCCCCAGCTCGACGATGTATCGAGCTCCGAaagcgacgaggaagagaaccGAGGACTTCCAGACTCTCCACCACAGACTCAGTATGAACTCATGCGAGATGCCGGCTTTAGGCATCTGCAGCACACCGATTGGGATGATCAGCAGGCGACACAGAAACTGGCAAAGAGAGGCACCACACTCGGCAACAATATGGTATCCGAGAGCGGCATCGTCGAGAGCATCACTTGTTACAACTTCATGTGCCACGAGAGACTGCATGTCGAGCTTGGGCCACTTATCAACTTCATCGTCGGCGAGAACGGCAGCGGGAAGAGTGCCGTCCTCACTGCTCTGACGCTGTGCCTCGGTGGCAAGGCCAGTGATACCAATCGAGGAGGCAGCCTAAAGTCATTCGTGAAGGAGGGCCGTGAACAAGGTAGCCTGGTTGTGAAGATCAAGAATGCGGGATCGGACGCCTACCAACCCGACATCTATGGCGAGAGCATCATCGTCGAGCGTCACTTTTCGAAAGCCGGTAGTAGTGGATTCAAGATCAAGAGCGCTACTGGCCGAATCATCTCTACCAAGAAGCAAGAAGTGGAGGAGATCTCCGAATGGTATGCACTACAGATCGGCAACCCTTTGACGGTCCTATCCCAAGACAACGCACGCCAGTTCCTCAACGCAGCATCTCCAGCCCAAAAATACAAGTATTTCGTCTCCGGCGTCCAACTGGAACAGCTGGATAACGACTACAAGATGTCACAGGATACCCTCGACAAGACTCTGATTCTCAGAGAGGATCTGACTTCCAAGATTGAGTATGTCaagaaagagatggaggaggctgagcgACTTGCCGAAACCGCCCGAAAGAACGAAAGCCTACGCGAGAAAGGACGGCACTACAGAAACCAGCTAGTCTGGTCCCAAGTTGTGGAGCAGGAGAGACTGCTTGAGCAGCGCGAAACCGAGATCGTGAAAAGAGATGAGCAAATCGAGGAGGCCAAAAAGTACTGTGAAGAGATGACTGCTGCCCTCGAAACGGTGGATGAGAAACTCGAGAGAGTCAAGCAGGCTAAGGAGGTGCTTGAGCAAGACCGAGACACCTTTGAAGGACGAATCGCCAGGGCCGAGGCTGCATTCCAACAAGCCTCGAAAGATGAGTCCGAGTTGCTTCGAGAGGAGCGCGATGCTCATCAACGCCTCAAAACGGTCAACGAAGACATCAAGGCCGTCAACCGAAAGATAGTGGAGGAGGAACGCCGTCTGGGCCAATCAACAGGGACTGCTCGTGCGCAGAAGGATGCCGAGCTTGCGGAGGAGacaaagaaggagaagcttgtcAAGGAACACTTGGAGGAGGCTCACCAGAAAGTGCCTGACCTCCAAAACAAGCTCAACGAAATCGAAAACagcttgaagaagctggcacACACCAAGGATTTGAAGCGAAAAGAGATTGTTTCAGTTGAGCACCAGGTCCGGGAACTCCAGACGACATCCAGTGGGCGCTATGGTGGCTACGATAGggacatcaccaacctcgtGAAAACGATTGCGAACGACAGTGGCTTCGAGCAGAAGCCAATTGGGCCTATTGGTGCCCACATCCGATTGTCCAAGCCTGAATGGTCTGGCATTCTCGAGAGAACTCTGGGAGATGGCCTCAATGCATTTGTTGTCAGGAGCAAACCCGACCAGACGAGACTCTCTGGTATCATGCGTCGACTCGGAATGAGGAAGCAGCCCCCAATCTGGATCGCGTATGGAGGCAAGATTGACACAAGCAGTCAGGAGCCAGACCCCCAGTTTGATACCATCCTGAGAGTGCTCCAGTTCGAGGATGACATTATCAGATCGcaactcatcatcaacaaccaaaTCGAGAAGATTATTCTTGTCCGAGAGCGCGTGGAGGCCGAAAGGGTTATGGTTGATAATACCCCCCCGCGTAATGTGGCTGCTTGTATCTGCTTCCACGACGGAAGAGGCAAGCGAGGATGGGGATTGAGAATGACGAACCGAAACGGCTCTATCGGCACGAGTCCAGTCCAACCAAGTAACGCGCGTCCCAGGATGCAGTCAGACTCGGCTCAACAGGTTGAAATGCAACAAGAGAATCTGAAGCAGCTGGGCTTGGAACTTGCCGAGATTAGTCGCGATGATCGTCAAACCCAACAGGCGGCTCAGCGATGTAAGACCGACCTCCAAACTCAACGAAGTGAGATCCGGAAGCTCGAGAACGATCTCCGCTACGCACAGGCTGCCATTGAACGCATCTCTATGGAACTCGACGCGTttgagggtgttgatgatcGACTAAACATCCTCCGTGCTGAGCTTGACAAGAAAACCACGGAAAAGGATGAAATCGGAAACCAGTATGGCACCATGAGACTGGCAAGAAGTGACCTGAACGcgaagaaagagaaggcTAGATTGAAGctcgaagaggagaagaatgaACAAGACGACTTCCAGAGCCGGGTCAACAAAGCGCAGGAGAAGATCAACTCGGCCGAGGGGATGAGGCGTGTAGCCGTGGCCAACAAGAATGATGCCTTTGAGCGAGTCGACATTGCAAAGAACGAGCGACGGCGTGCCGAGGAGAGGCGAGATGCCAAGGCCGAAGAAGTTGCAGACTTTACTCGACAGGCTTCCGAGATAGCAGAGCGTGTGCACATCCCCGATGGCGAAACACATAACAGTATCGAGGTCAAGTATAAGAAGGTCCGCGAGCAACTCAAGGAGCGCGAGAAGCGTCTTGGAGCGACAGACGCCGAGATCTACGAGCGTGCTGCGGAAGCTCGCACGCGATATGAAGACGTCATGAGGCAGACCCGGGACGTGGACGacaccatctcatccctcAAGCGAGCCATCGAGCACCGACTCCATCTCTGGCGCCAGTTCCAGCGCCAGATCAGTGCTCGCATTCGCATTCAGTTCAATTATCTCCTCAGCGAGCGAGGCTTCCGTGGCAAGATTGACCTGGATCACCGGGCCCGCAAGGTCCTTATCCAGGTTGAGCCCGACGAGACACGAAAGAGCTCTGCTGGAAGAAACACCAAGACTCTGTCCGGTGGTGAAAAGTCCTTTTCGTCCATCTGCATGCTTCTCTCAGTATGGGAGGCCATTGGTTCCCCGATTCGCTGCCTGGACGAGTTTGACGTCTTCATGGACAATGTGAATCGTGCCATTAGCACAAACATGCTG GTGGACGCCGCTCGCCGCTCAGTCTCACGACAGTATATCCTCATTACGCCCAATGCCATTGAGGGCCGGGCTCGCTTGGACAAGGATGTCAAAATCATTCG ACTTACAGATCCTCGCCAACGAACACTTGACGAGTATGCATAG
- a CDS encoding THUMP domain-containing protein has product MSDGANKRKQGPGGSGPANKKSKGGSAGKWQTPHQKAKQTEKVELGRTLEINDAGIWVTYARGMKGKAMREFRALCDEYGESLFGIKPPAEDGEGEEEGEEPKDIEASIQQELAGMGAKKPKTKQFFTPISTNLDCVFFMKLQKPAEPLEMVKRICQDAKDCPDPRQRKVKYINRLTPVFDTDRATDKGIERVARTVMAPFFELKSESGEDTTEKAAASQGDGEGPASCTYAIRHTIRNHTAFKSSVVIKMIADLVSPKHKVNLTSPDKVVLVEIFQTFCGVSVVDGKQWEELRRYNINELYKLIPQKEEEPAGAEGAAPAEST; this is encoded by the exons ATGAGTGACGGGGCAAACAAGCGGAAGCAAGGTCCTGGGGGGAGTGGTCCAGCCaacaagaagagcaag GGAGGCAGCGCTGGCAAGTGGCAGACGCCACACCAAAAGGCCAAACAGACTGAAAAGGTGGAGTTGGGAAGAACTTTGGAGATCAACGATGCCGGGATCTGGGTCACATACGCCAGGGGCATGAAGGGCAAAGCTATGCGGGAATTCAGGGCCCTTTGTGACGAG TATGGCGAATCACTGTTTGGGATAAAGCCTCCGGCCGAAGAtggtgagggtgaggaggaaggcgaggagcccaaggacaTTGAGGCTTCTATCCAGCAGGAATTGGCCGGCATGGgtgccaagaagcccaagacgaAGCAGTTCTTTACGCCCATATCAACAAACCTCGACTGCGTCTTCTTCatgaagctccagaagccCGCTGAGCCCCTCGAGATGGTCAAGCGGATTTGCCAGGATGCCAAAGATTGCCCGGACCCAAGACagcgcaaggtcaagtaCATCAACCGCCTCACACCCGTCTTTGATACAGACAGGGCAACCGACAAAGGCATCGAGCGCGTGGCGCGGACGGTCATGGCTCCATTCTTTGAGCTCAAGAGCGAGTCAGGAGAGGATACAACCGAGAAGGCGGCCGCTTCGCAGGGTGATGGTGAGGGGCCTGCATCCTGCACG TACGCCATCAGACATACCATCCGGAACCACACCGCTTTCAAGTCGAGCGTCGTCATCAAGATGATTGCGGATCTGGTGAGCCCCAAGCACAAGGTCAACCTGACAAGCCCCGACAAGGTGGTATTGGTCGAGATTTTCCAG ACGTTCTGCGGAGTCTCGGTTGTCGATGGTAAGCAGTGGGAGGAGCTCAGGCGTTACAATATAAACGAACTGTACAAGTTGATCCCtcagaaggaggaggagcccgcAGGAGCCGAAGGAGCCGCCCCTGCCGAGTCGACGTAG
- a CDS encoding Pyruvate decarboxylase — MSEDQVQGLKQPIDVAEYLFKRLHEVGVRSVHGVPGDYNLVALDYLPDCGLKWVGSVNELNAAYAADGYARVSKIAALITTFGVGELSAINGLAGSFSEHIPVVHIVGCPSTISQRDQMLLHHTLGNGDFDVFANMSSQISCNMAKLTKPSEIAEQIDNALRACWLQSRPVYIMLPTDMVQEKVEGARLETPIDMAEPENDPESEDFVVEEVLKAMYAATRPVILVDACAIRHRVVEEVHQLIDKLELPVFVTPMGKGAVNEDHPNYGGVFAGEGSHPPRVKQIIEESDLLITVGALKSDFNTAGFSYRTSQLNSVDFHSTYCKIRYSTYPGVAMRGVLRKVIDKVDPASMPAPSIPEVVNEVEENYDSSETITQAWFWPRIGEFLIPKDIIVTETGTSNFGIWDTRFPPNVTALSQVLWGSIGWSVGACQGAALAAKDLGNGRRTILFVGDGSFQLTAQELSTMIRHGLKPTIFLINNDGFTIERFIHGMNAGYNDINEWKYKELVRVFGGEKTCKTFTIKTKDELNDLLVDEEFKAADCLQFVELYMPREDAPRALIMTAEASAKNNAKK; from the exons ATGAGTGAAGATCAGGTCCAGGGCCTCAAGCAGCCCATCGACGTCGCCGAGTACCTCTTCAAGCGACTCCACGAGGTCGGTGTCCGCTCCGTCCACGGTGTTCCAGGCGATTACAACCTCGTTGCCCTCGACTATCTTCCCGATTGTGGTCTCAAGTGGGTCGGCAGCGTCAACGAGCTCAATGCTG CCTATGCCGCCGATGGCTACGCCCGAGTCTCCAAGATTGCTgctctcatcaccaccttTGGTGTCGGTGAGCTTTCTGCCATCAATGGCCTCGCCGGTTCCTTCTCCGAGCACATCCCCGTCGTCCACATCGTTGGCTGCCCTTCCACCATCTCCCAGCGCGACCAGATGCTTCTCCACCACACTCTCGGCAATGGCGACTTCGACGTCTTCGCCAACATGAGCTCTCAGATCTCCTgcaacatggccaagctcaccaagcCTTCCGAGATTGCTGAGCAGATTGATAACGCTCTCCGCGCTTGCTGGCTCCAGTCCCGCCCCGTCTACATCATGCTCCCCACCGATATGGTTCAGGAAAAGGTTGAGGGTGCTCGCCTCGAGACCCCCATCGACATGGCAGAGCCTGAGAACGACCCCGAGAGCGAGGActttgtcgtcgaggaggtcctcaaggccatgtACGCCGCTACCCGCCCTGTCATCCTGGTTGATGCTTGTGCCATCCGTCATcgtgtcgtcgaggaggtgcatcagctcatcgacaagctcgagctcCCCGTCTTTGTCACCCCTATGGGCAAGGGCGCTGTGAACGAAGACCACCCCAACTATGGTGGCGTCTTTGCTGGTGAGGgatctcatcctccccgagTCAAGCAGATCATCGAGGAGTCGGATCTGCTCATCACCGTTGGCGCTCTCAAGAGTGACTTCAACACTGCCGGTTTCTCCTACAGAACCTCCCAGCTCAACTCCGTCGACTTCCACAGCACTTACTGCAAGATCCGATATTCCACCTACCCTGGTGTTGCCATGAGGGGCGTCCTGCGCAAGGTTATTGACAAGGTTGACCCTGCTTCCATGCCTGCGCCTTCCATCCCCGAGGTTGTcaacgaggtcgaggagaacTATGACAGCTCCGAGACCATCACCCAGGCTTGGTTCTGGCCTCGCATTGGCGAATTCCTCATCCCCAAGGATATCATCGTGACTGAGACCGGAACTTCCAACTTCGGTATCTGGGATACCAGATTCCCTCCCAACGTCACTGCTCTCAGCCAGGTTCTCTGGGGCAGCATCGGCTGGTCCGTTGGTGCTTGCCAGGGTGCTGCACTCGCAGCCAAGGATCTTGGAAACGGCCGACGAACAATTCTCTTTGTCGGTGATGGATCCTTCCAGCTGACTGCTCAGGAACTGAGCACCATGATCCGACATGGCCTCAAGCCCACAAT cttcctcatcaacaacgatGGTTTCACGATTGAGCGTTTCATCCATGGCATGAATGCCGGGTACAACGACATCAACGAGTGGAAGTACAAGGAGTTGGTCAGAGTGTTTGGCGGTGAGAAGACCTGCAAGACAttcaccatcaagaccaaggacgaGCTCAACGACCTCCTGGTCGACGAGGAGTTCAAGGCCGCCGACTGCCTCCAGTTCGTCGAGCTCTACATGCCCCGGGAGGATGCTCCCCGTGCCCTGATCATGACGGCAGAGGCCAGCGCCAAGAACAACGCGAAGAAATAA
- a CDS encoding Sulfhydryl oxidase, whose translation MAEEPRDTRDDKSSAVTSAAPGALAPAQGGGSAEPPKRIPRGVVLGPDGKPCRNCTSFAAWAAQTKDTLKHDAARTPTATQGPPADCPPDVETLGRSTWTLLHSIAAQYPEQPSRGQQSDLLSFVGLFSKLYPCWVCAEDFQGYLHRDAPKVGSRDEFGKWLCGAHNEVNRKLGKPEFDCSKWEERWRTGWKDGRCD comes from the exons ATGGCAGAAGAGCCCAGAGATACACGGGACGACAAGTCCTCGGCGGTTACGTCCGCTGCCCCTGGCGCGCTGGCCCCTGCGCAGGGAGGAGGCTCTGCTGAGCCGCCCAAGAGGATCCCCAGGGGAGTGGTCCTGGGCCCAGATGGCAAACC ATGTCGGAATTGCACGTCTTTCGCCGCGTGGGCGGCCCAAACAAAGGACACTCTCAAGCACGACGCTGCACGGACACCGACGGCGACACAAGGGCCTCCGGCCGACTGCCCTCCGGACGTCGAGACACTTGGCCGGAGCACGTGGACTCTGCTGCACTCGATCGCGGCTCAGTACCCGGAGCAGCCGTCCAGGGGCCAGCAGTCGGACCTGCTCAGCTTCGTGGGCCTGTTCTCTAAGCTGTACCCGTGCTGGGTGTGCGCCGAGGACTTTCAAGGCTATCTACATCGCGACGCGCCCAAGGTTGGTAGCAGGGACGAGTTTGGCAAGTGGCTGTGCGGCGCACACAATGAGGTGAACCGCAAGCTTGGCAAGCCCGAGTTTGACTGCTCCAAGTGGGAGGAGAGATGGCGGACTGGCTGGAAGGACGGCCGCTGCGATTGA
- a CDS encoding MFS domain-containing protein, translating into MMPTEKVDVVYPSGVRLMLLMTSVFIGMFLVALDKLIISTAIPVITNEFHSANDIGWYGTAYLLTNCAFLLVFGKMYTFLDVKATFMAAAVLFEVGSAICGAAPNSIAFIIGRAIAGLGAGGIQSGVLVIIVYAVPLQKRPMYQGLFGAVYGISSIIGPLVGGAFATNVTWRWCFYLNLPLGGVVLVCVFFLLHIPERSTTADTLRQKLQQLNIEGLLALLPGVVCLCLALQWGGFTLDWSNGKIITLLIVSFTLLIAFILIQIWKPAQATVPPHIFIQRSIAGGFWVSCCVGAHQTLLIYFLPIWFQAVKGDSAVESGIHLLPMVLSLVVASILTGVLTTRVGYYMPFLILGICIAAIGAGVLACLHVDASAGQWIGYQVLYGFGLGACFQAPNMAAQTVLPRNEVSIGASLMLFAQTLFGAIFVSVGQNVLNGELAKRLAKFSSIIPQQIESAGVTGLFEMIPDKYHGAALQAYNSSLSVCFRVALIMACLAILGGLAMEWRSVKKEVREEIDDGVEMRTVEA; encoded by the exons ATGATGCCAACAGAGAAAGTCGACGTGGTCTACCCTTCGGGTGTCAGGCTTATGCTGCTCATGACATCCGTCTTTATTGGCATGTTTCTAGTAGCACTG GACAAACTTATTATCTCGACCGCCATCCccgtcatcaccaacgaGTTCCATTCGGCCAACGATATTGGCTGGTATGGCACGGCCTATCTTCTCACCAACTGCGCCTTCTTGCTTGTGTTTGGAAAGATGTATACATTTCTGGACGTCAAGGCTACTTTCATGGCAGCCGCCGTGTTGTTCGAGGTGGGCTCCGCCATCTGTGGCGCGGCACCCAACTCGATcgccttcatcatcggtAGGGCCATTGCGGGCCTGGGCGCCGGGGGTATACAGTCCGGGGTT CTTGTGATAATCGTCTATGCCGTCCCACTCCAGAAACGGCCCATGTATCAAGGCCTCTTTGGAGCCGTGTATGGGATCTCCTCCATAATCGGCCCACTGGTCGGTGGTGCTTTCGCCACAAACGTtacttggagatggtgtttCTATCTCAATCTTCCCTTGGGGGGCGTGGTGCTGGTGTGTGTCTTCTTTCTGCTTCACATCCCTGAGCGTTCCACCACGGCAGACACCTTGCGCCAAAAGCTACAACAGCTCAACATCGAGGGACTATTGGCTCTCCTTCCTGGTGTGGTTTGTCTCTGCCTGGCACTCCAATGGGGAGGGTTCACCTTAGAT TGGAGCAACGGCAAGATCATTACATTGCTTATCGTCTCTTTCACGCTGTTGATcgccttcatcttgatcCAAATATGGAAACCGGCACAGGCAACGGTGCCACCACACATATTCATCCAGCGAAGCATCGCCGGTGGGTTCTGGGTGAGCTGCTGCGTCGGAGCACACCAGACACTGCTCATTTATTTCCTACCTATCTGGTTCCAGGCAGTCAAAGGTGATTCGGCCGTCGAAAGCGGCATCCACCTCTTGCCTATGGTGCTCTCGCTTGTTGTTGCGTCGATCCTCACGGGAGTGCTGACCACCCGTGTCGGATACTACATGCcattcttgatcttgggcaTCTGCATCGCCGCTATTGGTGCTGGAGTTCTCGCTTGCCTTCACGTCGACGCATCGGCGGGTCAATGGATCGGATACCAGGTCTTGTACGGCTTCGGTCTGGGCGCTTGTTTCCAGGCGCCTAACATGGCTGCGCAGACGGTGTTACCTCGGAATGAGGTCTCCATCGGGGCTTCGCTCATGCTTTTCGCCCAGACGCTCTTTGGCGCCATCTTCGTGTCTGTCGGTCAGAACGTTCTTAATGGCGAGCTAGCTAAGCGCCTTGCCAAGTTCTCGAGTATCATTCCTCAGCAGATCGAATCTGCTGGGGTGACCGGTCTCTTTGAGATGATCCCGGACAAGTATCATGGGGCAGCTCTGCAGGCCTACAATAGCTCGTTAAGTGTCTGTTTCCGGGTCGCGCTCATAATGGCCTGTCTTGCCATTCTCGGTGGTCTTGCTATGGAATGGCGCAGCGTCAAAAAAGAAGTGAGGGaagagattgatgatggcgtcgaAATGAGGACTGTTGAAGCATAA